The following coding sequences are from one Sphingomonadaceae bacterium OTU29LAMAA1 window:
- a CDS encoding fasciclin domain-containing protein: MTQTILIRARRFAVPVLLSLLAGCVPPAASPVIAPPPVASAPVAVDPSRLESEATIATSIASTPGLGMLAMELRAAELDQLLGGDGPYTLFAPTDAAFAHLAPGIARDLLAPKNRSALVALLRYHVVAGTMTTEQLTDRIRAGGGRATLTTLGGQPITATMTGDVITLTSVTGNRSYVEAADVAQVNGVIHVVNGVLVPKLP; the protein is encoded by the coding sequence GTGACCCAGACCATCCTCATCCGCGCGCGGCGCTTTGCCGTTCCCGTACTCCTGTCGCTGCTGGCCGGCTGCGTGCCGCCCGCGGCGTCGCCGGTCATCGCTCCACCACCGGTGGCCAGTGCACCGGTCGCCGTCGACCCGTCCCGCCTGGAATCGGAGGCGACGATCGCCACGTCGATCGCCTCGACACCTGGACTCGGCATGCTGGCGATGGAATTGCGTGCCGCCGAACTCGACCAGCTGCTGGGTGGCGATGGCCCTTACACGCTCTTCGCGCCTACCGACGCGGCTTTCGCCCACCTCGCCCCCGGGATCGCTCGCGACCTGCTGGCACCTAAGAACCGTTCGGCGCTGGTGGCGCTACTCCGCTACCATGTCGTCGCGGGCACGATGACCACGGAACAGTTGACGGACCGTATCCGCGCCGGCGGCGGACGCGCGACGCTGACCACGTTGGGCGGCCAGCCGATCACGGCGACGATGACTGGCGACGTCATCACACTGACCAGCGTCACCGGCAACCGCAGCTACGTCGAGGCGGCGGACGTCGCGCAGGTCAATGGCGTGATCCATGTGGTGAACGGCGTGCTGGTGCCGAAGCTGCCGTAA
- a CDS encoding hydrogen peroxide-inducible genes activator has protein sequence MAATYLPTLKQLQYLVALKDAGHFGRAAEACFVTQSTLSAGLRELETLIGVTLVERTRRVVRFTPLGDRIADKARRVLREAEELGDIARAAGRPLSGEMRMSVIPTIAPFMLPHILPRLRRDYPDLKLFLREEPSGAACEGLHNGRTDCVLLALPFACGDVASYPLFDDKLFVAYLPQDMPSDPPSIPASLIDETRLLLLEDGHCLKDHALSACNRPELRAEATMLGTSLHTIVQMVDNGLGMTMLPEMALKAGILDHTDIVARPLDAENAIRRIALVWRKASPREKDFQLLAEALAQAR, from the coding sequence ATGGCGGCGACTTACCTCCCCACGCTCAAACAGCTCCAATATCTCGTCGCGCTGAAGGACGCCGGCCACTTCGGCCGCGCCGCCGAAGCCTGCTTCGTCACCCAGTCCACTCTCTCGGCGGGTCTGCGCGAACTCGAAACCCTCATCGGCGTCACGCTTGTCGAGCGCACCCGCCGGGTCGTCCGCTTCACACCGTTGGGCGACCGCATCGCCGACAAGGCGCGCCGCGTCCTGCGCGAGGCAGAGGAACTCGGCGACATCGCCCGCGCCGCCGGTCGGCCGCTGTCGGGCGAAATGCGGATGAGCGTCATCCCGACGATCGCGCCGTTCATGCTCCCGCACATCCTCCCCCGCCTGCGCCGCGACTATCCCGACCTCAAGCTGTTCCTGCGCGAAGAACCCTCGGGCGCGGCCTGCGAAGGCCTCCACAACGGCCGCACGGACTGCGTGCTGCTCGCGCTGCCGTTCGCCTGCGGCGATGTCGCCTCATACCCGCTGTTCGACGACAAATTGTTCGTCGCCTATTTGCCACAGGATATGCCGAGTGATCCGCCCAGCATCCCCGCGTCACTGATCGACGAAACGCGCCTGTTGCTGCTGGAGGATGGCCACTGCCTGAAGGATCACGCGCTCTCCGCCTGCAACCGCCCCGAATTGCGCGCGGAGGCGACAATGCTCGGCACATCGTTGCACACGATCGTGCAGATGGTCGACAATGGCCTCGGCATGACGATGCTGCCCGAAATGGCGCTGAAGGCCGGTATCCTCGACCATACCGATATCGTAGCGCGGCCCCTCGACGCCGAAAATGCCATTCGCCGGATCGCACTGGTGTGGCGCAAGGCATCCCCACGCGAAAAGGACTTCCAGCTTCTCGCCGAGGCGCTGGCACAAGCCCGTTGA
- the ahpF gene encoding alkyl hydroperoxide reductase subunit F, protein MLDANLTQQLKAYLVNIRQPIELVASLGDDAKSRQMAELLDEIAALSDKIAVVTADDKRKPSFMIRRAGTDIGVRFAGLPMGHEFTSLVLALLQVGGHPSKAAQELIQQVEALDGDFHFETFFSLSCANCPDVVQALNLMAVLNPRVTHTAIDGALFQDEVATRKVMAVPTVFLNGEPFGQGRMEMEQIVAKLDTGATARTAEKIAQKDPFDVLVVGGGPAGAAAAIYTARKGIRTGIAAERFGGQVLDTMAIENFISVQHTEGPKLAAELERHVRDYDVDIMNLQRAAKLIPATGEGGLHEIVLDSGASLKAKTVILSTGARWRQMNVPGEDAYKNKGVAYCPHCDGPLYKGKRVAVIGGGNSGVEAAIDLAGIVAHVTLIEYDSDLRADAVLQRKLASLPNVRIITSALTTEVHGDGEKVTALSYRDRNTDAMHRVDLEGIFVQIGLVPNTEWLAGAIALSPRGEIEIDHRGHTSQPGIFAAGDVTTVPFKQIVIAMGEGSKAALSAFDHLIRLPAEETHDWEEAAE, encoded by the coding sequence ATGCTCGACGCCAATCTGACGCAGCAGTTGAAGGCCTATCTGGTCAACATCCGCCAGCCCATAGAGCTGGTCGCGAGCCTCGGTGACGACGCCAAGTCGCGCCAGATGGCCGAACTGCTCGACGAGATCGCCGCGCTGTCCGACAAGATCGCGGTCGTCACCGCCGACGACAAGCGCAAGCCCAGCTTCATGATCCGCCGCGCCGGCACCGACATCGGCGTCCGCTTCGCCGGCCTGCCGATGGGCCACGAATTCACCAGCCTCGTGCTCGCCCTGCTTCAGGTCGGCGGTCACCCGTCAAAGGCCGCGCAGGAACTGATCCAGCAGGTCGAAGCGCTCGACGGCGATTTCCACTTCGAAACCTTCTTCTCGCTGTCCTGCGCCAACTGCCCCGACGTGGTGCAGGCGCTCAACCTGATGGCCGTCCTCAACCCGCGCGTCACGCACACCGCGATCGACGGCGCGCTGTTCCAGGACGAAGTCGCCACCCGCAAGGTGATGGCGGTGCCGACCGTGTTCCTCAACGGCGAACCCTTCGGTCAGGGCCGCATGGAAATGGAACAGATCGTCGCCAAGCTCGACACCGGCGCCACCGCGCGTACCGCGGAGAAGATCGCGCAGAAGGACCCGTTCGACGTCCTCGTCGTCGGCGGCGGCCCCGCCGGCGCGGCCGCGGCGATCTACACCGCGCGCAAGGGCATCCGCACCGGCATCGCCGCTGAGCGCTTCGGCGGGCAGGTGCTCGACACGATGGCGATCGAGAACTTCATCTCGGTCCAGCATACTGAGGGGCCAAAGCTCGCCGCTGAGCTGGAACGCCACGTCCGCGACTATGACGTCGACATCATGAACCTGCAACGCGCCGCCAAGCTGATCCCGGCGACCGGCGAAGGCGGCCTGCATGAGATCGTGCTCGACAGCGGCGCGTCGCTGAAAGCGAAGACCGTCATCCTCTCCACCGGCGCCCGCTGGCGCCAGATGAACGTGCCGGGCGAGGATGCATACAAGAACAAGGGCGTGGCCTATTGCCCGCATTGCGACGGCCCGCTCTACAAGGGCAAGCGCGTCGCGGTGATCGGCGGTGGCAATTCGGGTGTCGAGGCGGCGATCGATCTTGCCGGCATCGTCGCGCACGTCACGCTGATCGAATATGACAGCGACCTGCGCGCCGATGCGGTGCTCCAGCGCAAGCTCGCCAGCCTGCCCAACGTCCGCATCATCACCTCTGCGCTCACCACCGAAGTGCATGGCGACGGCGAGAAGGTGACCGCGCTGTCCTATCGCGACCGCAACACCGACGCGATGCACCGCGTCGATCTGGAGGGCATCTTCGTGCAGATCGGCCTCGTACCCAACACCGAATGGCTCGCCGGCGCGATCGCGCTCAGCCCCCGGGGCGAGATCGAGATCGACCACCGCGGCCACACCTCGCAGCCCGGCATCTTCGCCGCGGGCGACGTGACGACGGTGCCGTTCAAGCAGATCGTCATTGCGATGGGTGAGGGCTCGAAGGCGGCGCTGTCGGCGTTCGACCACCTCATCCGCCTGCCGGCGGAAGAGACCCACGACTGGGAAGAAGCGGCGGAGTAG
- the ahpC gene encoding alkyl hydroperoxide reductase subunit C: MALIGSKLKPFTTQAYKEGKFVQISDADVLGKWAVFFFYPADFTFVCPTELEDLADVYPTLQKMGVEVFSVSTDTHFSHKAWHDSSPAIGKINYFMLGDQNHSISNNFEILREGQGLADRGTFVIDPEGVIQLIEVTSEGVGRNAAELLRKIKAAQYIAAHPGEVCPAKWEEGEETLAPSLDLVGKI; the protein is encoded by the coding sequence ATGGCCCTCATCGGCAGCAAGCTGAAGCCGTTCACCACCCAGGCCTATAAGGAAGGCAAGTTCGTGCAGATCAGCGACGCTGACGTGCTGGGCAAGTGGGCGGTATTCTTTTTCTACCCGGCGGACTTCACGTTCGTCTGCCCGACCGAGCTGGAAGACCTCGCCGACGTATACCCCACGCTCCAGAAGATGGGCGTCGAGGTGTTCAGCGTGTCGACCGACACCCACTTCAGCCACAAGGCGTGGCATGACAGCTCGCCCGCGATCGGCAAGATCAATTACTTCATGCTGGGCGATCAGAACCACAGCATCAGCAACAACTTCGAGATCCTGCGCGAAGGCCAGGGCCTCGCCGATCGCGGCACGTTCGTGATCGATCCCGAAGGTGTGATCCAGCTGATCGAAGTGACCTCGGAAGGCGTCGGCCGCAACGCCGCTGAACTGCTCCGCAAGATCAAGGCCGCGCAGTATATCGCCGCGCATCCGGGCGAAGTCTGCCCCGCGAAGTGGGAAGAGGGCGAAGAGACGCTCGCCCCCAGCCTCGACCTCGTCGGCAAGATCTAA
- a CDS encoding sulfite exporter TauE/SafE family protein, with protein MPEFLTAIDWSQVLPFIAIGFAAQVVDGALGMAFGVINSTLLVTVMGVPPAVASASVHAVETFTTAASGVSHIVHKNVDWKLFRRLVIPGVIGAILGATLLSNVDASVAKPFVMLYLACIGIYLLFRAVKGRIEPRKPRVIAPLGLIGGFLDAAGGGGWGPVVTSNLLIQGATPRHTIGTVNTAEFFLTATASVTFFFALGWSAFTLHTLGILIGGIIAAPLGGVLAKRVPTRGLMALVGVLLTLTSAWSVYAALAK; from the coding sequence ATGCCCGAGTTTCTTACCGCCATCGACTGGAGCCAGGTGTTGCCGTTCATCGCGATCGGTTTCGCCGCGCAGGTCGTCGACGGCGCGCTCGGCATGGCATTCGGCGTCATCAATTCGACATTGCTGGTGACCGTGATGGGCGTGCCTCCCGCGGTCGCCTCGGCCAGCGTGCATGCCGTGGAAACCTTCACCACCGCCGCGTCGGGCGTCAGCCACATCGTTCACAAGAACGTCGACTGGAAGCTGTTTCGACGGCTGGTGATTCCCGGGGTGATCGGCGCGATATTGGGCGCGACACTGCTGAGCAACGTCGATGCGTCGGTCGCGAAACCGTTCGTGATGCTGTATCTCGCCTGCATCGGCATCTATCTGTTGTTTCGTGCGGTGAAGGGGCGGATCGAGCCGCGGAAGCCCAGAGTGATCGCGCCGCTCGGGCTGATCGGCGGTTTTCTCGACGCGGCGGGCGGCGGCGGCTGGGGGCCGGTGGTGACCAGCAACCTGCTGATCCAGGGCGCGACGCCGCGGCATACGATCGGCACCGTCAACACCGCGGAGTTCTTCCTGACCGCGACGGCGTCGGTCACCTTCTTCTTCGCGCTCGGTTGGTCGGCGTTCACGCTGCATACGCTCGGCATCCTGATCGGCGGCATCATCGCCGCGCCGTTGGGCGGCGTGCTGGCGAAGCGCGTACCGACCCGGGGACTGATGGCGCTGGTCGGCGTGCTGCTGACGCTCACCAGCGCCTGGTCCGTCTACGCCGCACTCGCGAAGTGA
- a CDS encoding serine acetyltransferase, whose product MFGRFAAYLDSIRARDPAPHSRAEILLYPGVWALGFHRIAHALYRRRWFFMARLVNHIARAWTAIDIHPGAKIGRNFFIDHGFVVIGETAEIGDDVTIYQCVTLGGTSPDNGVAGKRHPTLADGVIIGSGAQVLGPILVDRRARVGANAVVTKDVPEGAVMVGIPARATMVEGGASAAPARFVPYGTPCSDMFDPATQKMEIMRCELESMRKRLDALLAEQAPEAERDRA is encoded by the coding sequence ATGTTCGGACGGTTCGCCGCCTATCTCGATTCGATCCGGGCGCGCGATCCGGCACCGCATTCGCGGGCCGAAATCCTGCTGTATCCGGGGGTATGGGCGCTGGGGTTCCACCGCATCGCGCATGCTTTGTACCGGCGGCGCTGGTTCTTCATGGCGCGGCTGGTCAACCACATCGCGCGGGCATGGACCGCGATAGACATCCATCCGGGCGCCAAGATCGGCCGTAACTTCTTCATCGACCACGGTTTCGTCGTAATCGGCGAAACGGCGGAGATCGGCGACGACGTCACCATCTATCAATGCGTCACGCTCGGTGGCACCAGCCCCGATAACGGCGTCGCGGGCAAGCGGCACCCGACGCTGGCCGACGGCGTCATCATCGGATCGGGTGCGCAGGTGCTGGGGCCGATTCTGGTCGACCGACGCGCGCGCGTCGGCGCCAACGCAGTGGTGACGAAGGACGTGCCCGAAGGCGCGGTGATGGTCGGCATCCCGGCACGCGCGACGATGGTCGAAGGCGGGGCGTCCGCTGCGCCGGCGCGCTTCGTTCCTTACGGCACCCCGTGCAGCGACATGTTCGATCCGGCGACGCAGAAGATGGAGATCATGCGCTGCGAGCTGGAATCGATGCGCAAGCGGCTGGATGCGCTGTTGGCGGAACAGGCGCCCGAAGCGGAGCGTGATCGCGCCTGA
- a CDS encoding DUF2794 domain-containing protein codes for MGIVTPFPHGGQPSQIGFERAELTRILDLYGRMVAAGHWKDYAMNLGKDAAVFAAFRRAAERPEFRIEKRPALRGRQGMWALIGEQGMVLKRGHELGPVLAPVERRLMKLVD; via the coding sequence ATGGGGATCGTCACACCGTTTCCGCATGGTGGGCAGCCATCGCAGATCGGCTTCGAACGTGCCGAGCTCACCCGGATCCTCGACCTGTATGGCCGCATGGTCGCTGCCGGGCACTGGAAGGATTATGCCATGAACCTCGGCAAGGATGCCGCGGTTTTCGCGGCGTTTCGCCGTGCCGCCGAGCGCCCGGAATTCCGGATCGAGAAACGCCCGGCGCTGCGCGGGCGACAGGGGATGTGGGCGCTGATCGGCGAACAGGGCATGGTGCTCAAGCGTGGCCATGAACTGGGTCCGGTGCTCGCACCCGTTGAGCGGCGGCTGATGAAGCTGGTCGACTAG
- a CDS encoding SDR family NAD(P)-dependent oxidoreductase, with protein MSPIRFDGKVAIVTGAGNGLGRHYALELARRGARVVVNDLGGSRDGTGHSDAALAVVDEIHAAGGEAMSNGGNVAEYDQMAEMVAKAGEAWGGVHILINNAGVLRDKTFAKMDPADFEFVVRVHLLGSAFATKACWDTFREQNYGRVLMTASSSGLFGNFGQANYGAAKMGIAGLARTLGIEGAKNDIRVNTIAPTAGTRMTEDLFPKQAFDAFAPEKVAPGALYLVSEEAPSNVILGAGAGVFQSSYVTLTPGTLLTGDDLSPEGVAAHWTAVTDRTGEIVPKMGGEQAMAIGKLLQSG; from the coding sequence ATGTCCCCCATCCGCTTCGACGGCAAGGTCGCGATCGTCACCGGTGCCGGCAATGGCCTTGGTCGCCACTATGCGCTCGAACTGGCGCGCCGCGGTGCCAGAGTGGTCGTCAACGATCTGGGCGGGTCACGGGACGGCACCGGCCATTCCGACGCGGCGCTGGCCGTGGTGGACGAAATCCATGCTGCCGGCGGCGAGGCGATGTCCAACGGTGGCAACGTCGCGGAATACGACCAGATGGCCGAGATGGTCGCGAAAGCTGGGGAGGCCTGGGGCGGCGTCCACATCCTCATCAACAACGCAGGCGTGTTGCGCGACAAAACCTTCGCGAAGATGGACCCTGCCGATTTCGAATTCGTCGTACGCGTCCACCTGCTGGGCTCCGCCTTTGCTACGAAAGCGTGCTGGGATACGTTTCGCGAGCAGAATTACGGCCGCGTACTGATGACCGCATCGTCGAGCGGGCTGTTCGGCAATTTCGGTCAGGCAAACTACGGTGCGGCCAAGATGGGCATCGCAGGTCTGGCCCGGACACTCGGCATCGAAGGCGCGAAGAACGACATCCGCGTCAACACGATTGCGCCGACAGCGGGCACGCGCATGACCGAAGACCTGTTTCCCAAGCAGGCCTTCGACGCATTCGCGCCTGAAAAGGTCGCCCCCGGCGCGCTCTATCTGGTCAGCGAGGAGGCCCCCAGCAACGTGATCCTCGGCGCCGGTGCCGGCGTGTTCCAGTCGTCCTACGTTACGCTTACCCCCGGCACACTGCTGACCGGCGATGATCTGTCACCCGAGGGCGTCGCCGCGCACTGGACTGCGGTCACGGATCGCACCGGAGAGATCGTGCCGAAGATGGGAGGCGAGCAGGCGATGGCGATCGGCAAGCTGCTCCAAAGCGGCTGA
- the phoB gene encoding phosphate regulon transcriptional regulator PhoB translates to MARASMLLVEDDAALAELLIYHFKREDFEVAHTPDGEEALLLAKEKAPDIVLLDWMVEGLSGIEVCRRLRRMTETQNVPIIMLTARGEEEDRIRGLETGADDYVTKPFSPRELVARVSAVLRRVRPALAGEALTYDDIEMDTVGHKVRRSGEVVPLGPTEFRLLKHFLEHPGWVFSRERLLDAVWGHDSDIESRTVDVHIRRLRKAINIGERPDLIRTVRSAGYSLDSGA, encoded by the coding sequence ATGGCACGCGCATCCATGCTGCTGGTCGAGGACGATGCCGCCCTCGCCGAACTGCTGATCTATCACTTCAAGCGTGAGGATTTCGAGGTCGCGCACACTCCCGATGGCGAGGAGGCGCTGCTGCTCGCCAAGGAAAAGGCGCCCGACATCGTCCTGCTCGACTGGATGGTCGAGGGATTGAGCGGGATCGAGGTCTGCCGCCGCCTGCGCCGGATGACCGAGACGCAGAACGTTCCCATCATCATGCTGACCGCGCGCGGCGAGGAAGAGGACCGCATCCGCGGCCTCGAAACCGGCGCGGACGATTACGTCACCAAGCCCTTCAGTCCCCGCGAACTCGTTGCCCGCGTCAGCGCGGTGCTGCGCCGCGTCCGCCCGGCGCTCGCCGGCGAAGCGCTGACCTATGACGACATCGAGATGGACACCGTCGGCCACAAGGTCCGCCGCTCGGGCGAGGTCGTGCCGCTCGGGCCGACAGAATTCCGCCTGCTCAAGCATTTCCTCGAACATCCCGGCTGGGTGTTCAGCCGCGAACGGCTGCTCGACGCAGTGTGGGGACATGACAGCGACATCGAGAGCCGCACCGTCGACGTCCACATCCGCCGCCTGCGCAAGGCGATCAACATCGGCGAACGACCCGACCTGATCCGCACGGTGCGTTCTGCCGGATATTCGCTCGATTCGGGCGCGTAA
- the phoU gene encoding phosphate signaling complex protein PhoU, with the protein MVEHTVKAFDADIGQLRGMISQMGGLAEDAIALAMQALQRPDPELAARVRADDKAIDAIEAEVERLAVRIIALRAPMAVDLREVVAALKIAAVVERIGDYAKNIAKRVPMIDGEHRIEPLSLLPAMARMASDMVRAALDAFAARDAESAVRVVESDAALDDFYDSIFRTLVTYMVENPRTISQVAHLLFVAKNLERIGDHATNVAEMVYFAATGTQMADRDRGGNNEDRR; encoded by the coding sequence ATGGTGGAACATACGGTCAAGGCATTCGACGCCGATATCGGGCAGCTGCGGGGTATGATCTCGCAGATGGGGGGGCTGGCGGAGGATGCCATCGCGCTGGCGATGCAGGCGTTGCAACGCCCCGACCCCGAACTCGCCGCGCGCGTTCGCGCCGACGACAAGGCGATCGACGCGATCGAGGCGGAGGTCGAGCGGCTCGCCGTCCGCATCATCGCCCTGCGCGCGCCGATGGCGGTCGACCTGCGCGAAGTCGTCGCGGCGCTGAAGATCGCGGCGGTGGTCGAGCGCATCGGCGATTACGCCAAGAACATCGCCAAGCGTGTTCCCATGATCGACGGCGAACACCGTATCGAGCCGCTTTCGCTGCTCCCCGCGATGGCGCGGATGGCGAGCGACATGGTGCGCGCCGCGCTCGATGCCTTCGCCGCCCGCGACGCGGAATCCGCCGTCCGGGTCGTGGAGAGCGACGCCGCGCTTGATGATTTTTACGACAGCATCTTCCGCACGCTCGTCACCTACATGGTCGAGAACCCGCGCACGATCAGCCAGGTCGCCCACCTGCTGTTCGTCGCCAAGAATCTGGAACGCATCGGCGACCACGCGACCAACGTCGCCGAGATGGTCTATTTCGCCGCAACCGGCACCCAAATGGCCGACCGCGACCGCGGCGGCAATAACGAGGACAGACGCTGA
- the pstB gene encoding phosphate ABC transporter ATP-binding protein PstB — MTHKISAHDVSVFYGAKQAIDHVSIDVDQDNVVAFIGPSGCGKSTFLRTLNRMNDTVASARVTGEILLDGEDIYASSMDVVQLRARVGMVFQKPNPFPKSIYENVAYGPRIHGLATARADLDAMVEQSLRRAGLWDEVKDRLTDSGTALSGGQQQRLCIARAIAVDPEVILMDEPCSALDPIATAKIEELIHELKGRYAIVIVTHNMQQAARVSQQTAFFHLGQLVEFGATSDIFTNPREERTRDYITGRYG; from the coding sequence GTGACCCACAAGATCTCTGCGCATGACGTCAGCGTCTTCTACGGCGCGAAACAGGCGATCGACCATGTCTCGATCGACGTCGATCAGGACAATGTCGTCGCCTTCATCGGCCCGTCGGGCTGCGGTAAATCCACCTTCCTGCGCACGCTCAACCGGATGAACGACACCGTCGCCTCCGCCCGCGTGACCGGCGAGATCCTGCTCGACGGCGAGGATATCTACGCCAGCAGCATGGACGTAGTGCAGCTACGCGCCCGCGTCGGCATGGTGTTCCAGAAGCCCAATCCCTTCCCCAAATCGATCTACGAAAACGTCGCCTACGGTCCCCGCATCCACGGCCTCGCCACCGCCCGCGCCGACCTCGACGCGATGGTCGAACAGTCGCTCCGCCGCGCCGGTTTGTGGGACGAGGTGAAGGACCGCCTCACCGACAGCGGCACAGCGCTGTCCGGCGGCCAGCAGCAGCGGCTCTGCATCGCCCGGGCCATCGCCGTCGATCCGGAGGTAATCCTGATGGACGAACCGTGCAGCGCGCTCGACCCGATCGCGACCGCCAAGATCGAGGAACTGATCCACGAGCTGAAGGGGCGCTACGCGATCGTGATCGTCACCCACAACATGCAGCAGGCGGCGCGCGTATCGCAACAGACCGCCTTCTTCCACCTCGGCCAGTTGGTCGAGTTCGGCGCTACGAGCGATATTTTTACCAACCCGCGGGAGGAGCGCACCCGCGACTACATTACCGGACGGTACGGCTAA
- the pstA gene encoding phosphate ABC transporter permease PstA: protein MSNARQPTDWKAAAVQRRTRRRYAAERRFRLLGLAAVWLSASFLAFLLASMLWQGASGFRQTRVALPIDLAAAKLMVTPAQLKGRGADLALAGAGLEGIVDRAAVQAYGGAGTDLLSDGAWLVVRDAIKRDPAVLTRRVTIDVPVDSALDVAAKRDGTPQAEAIIARLKAQGALTTGWNLGFLTAADSTDPTRVGIWGAFKGSLLTMLVTIGLAFPIGVLAALYLEEYAPRNRWTDLIEVSINNLAAVPSIIFGLLGLAVFLGTFHLPRSAPLVGGLTLALMTMPVIVIAGRNAIKAVPPSIRDAALAVGASPVQVVFDHVLPLALPGILTGTIIGMARALGETAPLLMIGMRAFIAAPPSRLTDPATVLPVQIFLWSDDVDRGFIEKTSAAIIVLLVFLLAMNGLAIYLRNRFETRW from the coding sequence ATGAGTAACGCCCGCCAGCCCACGGACTGGAAGGCCGCAGCCGTCCAGCGCCGCACCCGCCGCCGCTATGCCGCCGAGCGCCGTTTCCGGCTGCTGGGGCTGGCCGCGGTATGGCTGTCGGCAAGCTTCCTCGCCTTCCTGCTCGCGAGCATGCTGTGGCAGGGCGCGAGCGGCTTCCGCCAGACCCGCGTCGCCCTGCCGATCGACCTCGCCGCCGCGAAGCTGATGGTGACGCCCGCACAGCTGAAAGGCCGCGGTGCCGACCTCGCGCTTGCCGGCGCAGGGCTGGAAGGCATCGTCGATCGCGCGGCCGTGCAGGCCTATGGCGGCGCCGGCACCGACCTGCTGTCGGATGGCGCATGGCTGGTGGTGCGGGATGCGATCAAGCGCGATCCTGCCGTGCTCACCCGCCGGGTCACTATCGATGTGCCCGTCGACAGCGCCCTCGACGTCGCCGCCAAGCGCGACGGAACCCCGCAGGCCGAAGCGATCATCGCCAGACTGAAGGCGCAGGGTGCGCTCACCACGGGTTGGAACCTCGGCTTCCTCACCGCGGCGGACTCGACCGACCCGACCCGCGTCGGCATTTGGGGCGCATTCAAGGGGTCGCTGCTCACCATGCTGGTGACGATCGGCCTCGCCTTCCCGATCGGGGTGCTCGCCGCGCTCTATCTCGAGGAATACGCCCCGCGGAACCGCTGGACCGACCTGATCGAGGTGTCGATCAACAACCTCGCCGCCGTCCCCTCGATCATCTTCGGCCTGCTGGGGCTGGCGGTGTTCCTCGGCACCTTCCACCTGCCCCGTTCCGCGCCGCTGGTCGGCGGGCTCACGCTCGCACTGATGACGATGCCCGTCATCGTCATCGCCGGTCGCAACGCGATCAAGGCTGTGCCGCCGTCGATCCGCGACGCTGCTTTGGCGGTGGGCGCATCGCCGGTGCAGGTGGTGTTCGACCACGTCCTGCCGCTCGCGCTGCCCGGCATCCTCACCGGCACGATCATCGGTATGGCCAGAGCGCTTGGCGAGACCGCGCCGCTGCTGATGATCGGCATGCGCGCCTTCATCGCCGCCCCGCCATCGCGGCTGACAGACCCCGCAACGGTTCTGCCGGTGCAGATATTCCTGTGGTCCGACGACGTCGACCGCGGCTTCATCGAGAAGACATCGGCGGCGATCATCGTGCTGCTGGTGTTCCTGCTCGCGATGAACGGCCTCGCCATCTACCTCCGCAACCGTTTCGAGACCCGCTGGTGA